Below is a window of Streptomyces qaidamensis DNA.
ATGCCTCCTCCGGGTACCACATCAACTCCCCGAAGCCGGGAACGGAGCGCCCCATGCCGACCCCATCTGCACCCTCCAGCATCACGGTCACCGTGTCCGCGTAGTGCCGGCCCAGTAAGAGTGCGGGATTGTCGGCTGCGAACGCCATCAGCTCCTCGTAGAAGGCGTGGTACTCAACACCGAACTCGGTCCAGAAGAACATGGCCAGCGCCTGGGTGATGTTGAGACAGTGGAAACACTGGACGGCCCAGGCCAGCATGAAGCACTTCTGCCAGTCCTCGAACGGCAAGGTCGCCGTCTCGATGACGACGTCGAAGTACTCTTGGACGTCGTCCGCACTGGGGGTTGCGTACCCCAACAGCATAGGCAGGCGTGTGGTGCGGATGGAGTGCAGCGTGCGGTACTGGAGCGTAGCCATCTCGGAGTTCGGGAGCAGTTCGCAGAGGTATATCAGAAGGCCTTCGTGCTGTCCCGCACCGAACAGCCTGCTGACCCCCCGGCGGAAACTCTCGAGGGTCTCGCCCGGGAGCCCCAGAATGAGTTCCGTGTACGTCGGCATGTTGTGACTTCGGTACAGATTGAGCAGGTCAGTAAGGTTGTCCTGCTTGATGTTCCGCCGCTTGATCACGGTCAGGCAGTCGTCGCTCATGCTCTGCATGCTGAGTGTGATGCCCCGCTGGAGTCCCACCTCCTGTAAGACCTTGGCTATTTCGAAGACCGCCGGGCCGCTCTTCTTGGCGAACGAGGGTCGGAACTGAACCGGGTAGCCGGAATCCGCTCGCACTTCCGCGAGCTTCTTGGCTAATGCTATGTCCCGAGGAACGATTCCGAAATTCGCGTCGCAGTTGTACAGGATCTCGATCCGGTTGCGGCCGAACCATTCCAATTCTTTCATGAGTCGATCGTCATCGAAGTGCCGCAGCTTGGTGAAGACCGCAGACCCCCAGTCGCAGAAGGTGCACGAGTAGGGACATCCCCGGTTGGTTTCATGACTCGCGTTCCATCGGTACGGAAGGTCGACTAGGGCATCGAACGTTCCGTCCAGGTATGGTGAAGCGAGTTGATTCACATCCTTCACGGCCTCCCTGACGCCGGTCGTGATACAGCTGTCTTTCCCGTCCCGCACACTGAGTCCCGGTATCCTGCTGTAATTCGGATCGGCCCGCAGGAATTCGCATAAAATGTCAGCGAAGGCGAACTCGCCCTCATGGTGCACCAGGATGTCAACGGCAGGGTTCAATATGAAGAAATCCTCGGAATCGAGAGGAACCTGGGGGCCTCCCATCACTATGAGGCAGTCTGGATGGGCAGACCGGACAGCCTGCGCGAGGGCTCTGCTGTACTCCCAGTTCCAGATGTAGCACGAGATTCCCAGGATTCGCGGCTCACGAAGGCGGGCCGCGAGGTGGTCGATGTTCTCG
It encodes the following:
- a CDS encoding B12-binding domain-containing radical SAM protein, whose protein sequence is MRHNVYLAQVNNRFGDQAFLPYSVGVIQAHCQRQPEIAECFRFQEFIFLRENIDHLAARLREPRILGISCYIWNWEYSRALAQAVRSAHPDCLIVMGGPQVPLDSEDFFILNPAVDILVHHEGEFAFADILCEFLRADPNYSRIPGLSVRDGKDSCITTGVREAVKDVNQLASPYLDGTFDALVDLPYRWNASHETNRGCPYSCTFCDWGSAVFTKLRHFDDDRLMKELEWFGRNRIEILYNCDANFGIVPRDIALAKKLAEVRADSGYPVQFRPSFAKKSGPAVFEIAKVLQEVGLQRGITLSMQSMSDDCLTVIKRRNIKQDNLTDLLNLYRSHNMPTYTELILGLPGETLESFRRGVSRLFGAGQHEGLLIYLCELLPNSEMATLQYRTLHSIRTTRLPMLLGYATPSADDVQEYFDVVIETATLPFEDWQKCFMLAWAVQCFHCLNITQALAMFFWTEFGVEYHAFYEELMAFAADNPALLLGRHYADTVTVMLEGADGVGMGRSVPGFGELMWYPEEASFLSMVTRKDELFLELSTFVAHLASRHALPVSAHLLEDLISYQKESLVDPFSPAESRLRLRHNLSNYFEEIYYGRTPQLFPWDGHVTLRAVDEYGGDLRKYAIQAVRYGRKNNHLRRSHVRSD